From Anopheles funestus chromosome 3RL, idAnoFuneDA-416_04, whole genome shotgun sequence, a single genomic window includes:
- the LOC125770438 gene encoding transcription factor Ken 2 isoform X2, which translates to MLGVRMLMLHYSKHGECILQEIGAAFRGEHATDLLLICDGKETVRAHKLVLAAASPLIRMILEETPMLEGETTVYFPDVQVCYFRLLLDFLYSGQVYVPANEVHHLQDLLALLQIKPSIWKNSDCSNDSESQKSEPLVDINRNEGIGALDHRRRRTKSQQDRTGSRDGSPASRKVRVKREHHSAGSSEDGGDRDDADYMDEVEEAIIKSNNNLQQINRHDEDDGGGSAPGGGGSGTVGDEGGSTAGEARSESSSSRGGGDGTVEASRTSNVDRRTPSVRHSGGSACDPDPEDDEDFELDVEDRDLDEEARAEATSRTPNSAGGSETLRSRRRSSSDPVNLSIVKQQQQHQDGDSDDANIDVETIGNAPTKNLLPTRYLDPFRTKRKAYYIQSDAESLKPLEHELLHGSPDNYVVTPHRKRRPGFHNSPAQNPPFVPSYLEDLRTRKCFLSAPPTYLPDARPGSPGTPRPTDIAALGTNHSSSNNNNNNTSSNNNNRIRPPSADNKLAVAPFVYPWPSAALAALPGGPADLLAVPYLHAASANTDTSPAELIQQMKNFENSQAEAVLSARSGGSGACGGSGGSAASSLAGSGSGSTASGGGGGGGAGGGLSSGNTPVREYRCEYCGKQFGMSWNLKTHLRVHTGEKPFACRLCVAMFKQKAHLLKHLCSVHRNIINSPEAGGRYTCCFCTLYFETLQELVRHLSGHHNNLLLSKNLHE; encoded by the exons TTAGAATGCTGATGCTGCACTATAGCAAACACGGCGAGTGCATACTCCAGGAAATTGGTGCAGCATTTCGCGGAGAGCATGCGACCGATCTGCTACTCATCTGCGATGGCAAGGAGACTGTGCGGGCACACAAGCTGGTACTGGCCGCTGCCAGTCCACTCATACG CATGATTTTGGAAGAGACTCCAATGCTGGAGGGCGAAACTACCGTATACTTTCCGGATGTGCAGGTATGCTACTTCCGGCTGCTTCTCGACTTTCTGTACTCCGGCCAAGTATATGTACCCGCCAACGAGGTGCACCATCTGCAAGATCTCTTAGCGTTATTACAAATTAAGCCGAGCATATGGAAAAACTCCGACTGCTCCAATGACAGTG AATCACAAAAGTCAGAACCCTTGGTCGATATTAACCGGAATGAGGGTATTGGCGCACTAGATCATCGTCGAAGGCGCACGAAAAGCCAGCAGGACCGTACGGGGTCCCGGGACGGTAGTCCAGCGAGCCGGAAGGTACGCGTGAAACGGGAGCACCATTCGGCGGGCAGCTCGGAGGATGGCGGTGATCGGGACGATGCCGATTATATGGACGAGGTCGAAGAGGCGATCatcaaaagcaacaacaacctgCAGCAAATCAATCGGCACGATGAGGACGACGGTGGTGGGAGTGCACCGGGCGGCGGAGGCAGTGGAACGGTCGGTGACGAGGGTGGCAGTACGGCGGGTGAGGCAAGAAGTGAATCGAGCAGTAGCAGGGGGGGTGGTGACGGTACGGTTGAAGCTTCCCGCACGTCCAATGTCGACCGAAGGACTCCATCCGTTCGGCACAGTGGTGGCAGCGCCTGTGATCCCGATCcggaagatgatgaagattttgAGCTAGACGTGGAGGATCGCGACCTGGATGAGGAGGCACGTGCCGAAGCGACCAGCCGAACGCCGAACAGTGCCGGTGGCAGTGAGACGTTACGCAGCCGGCGACGTAGCTCGTCCGATCCGGTGAATCTGTCGATCgtgaagcaacagcagcagcatcaggaTGGTGATTCGGACGATGCCAATATCGATGTCGAAACGATAGGCAACGCACCGACGAAG AATCTGCTTCCCACACGATATTTGGATCCGTTTCGTACCAAGCGGAAAGCGTACTACATACAGTCCGATGCGGAATCCTTGAAGCCGCTCGAGCACGAGCTGCTTCACGGTTCGCCGGACAACTATGTCGTGACACCGCACCGGAAGCGACGGCCCGGATTTCACAACTCACCGGCACAGAATCCACCATTCGTGCCGAGCTATTTGGAGGACTTGCGGACACGCAAGTGCTTCCTCTCTGCACCACCGACGTACCTGCCAG ATGCGAGACCCGGATCACCTGGTACACCCCGTCCCACCGACATTGCGGCCCTCGGTACCAACCATTCGTCCagcaataataacaacaataacacCAGCAGTAATAACAACAACCGGATACGTCCGCCCAGCGCCGACAACAAGCTAGCGGTCGCACCGTTCGTGTACCCTTGGCCGTCAGCTGCCCTTGCTGCGCTGCCCGGTGGACCGGCGGATTTGCTAGCGGTGCCGTATCTGCACGCGGCCAGCGCCAACACCGATACCAGCCCTGCCGAACTGATACAGCAGatgaaaaactttgaaaacaGTCAGGCCGAAGCGGTACTGAGTGCTCGGTCGGGTGGTAGTGGAGCGTGCGGTGGAAGCGGTGGCAGTGCTGCCAGCAGTTTAGCAGGCAGCGGTTCCGGATCTACCGCCAGCGGTGGaggtggaggcggtggagcAGGTGGAGGTTTAAGCAGTGGTAATACGCCGGTGCGCGAATATCGGTGTGAGTACTGTGGCAAACAGTTCGGCATGTCCTGGAACCTGAAGACCCATCTGCGTGTTCACACCGGTGAAAAACCGTTCGCGTGTCGGTTGTGTGTCGCCATGTTTAAGCAAAAAGCGCACCTGCTAAAGCATCTCTGTTCGGTGCATCGCAATATCATCAACTCGCCGGAAGCGGGCGGTCGCTACACGTGCTGCTTCTGCACACTGTACTTCGAGACGCTACAGGAGCTGGTTCGCCATCTGTCCGGGCACCATAACAACTTGCTACTGAGCAAAAACCTTCACGAATGA
- the LOC125770438 gene encoding transcription factor Ken 2 isoform X1: protein MACSLVFVSQEQSLPEHPALHNVRMLMLHYSKHGECILQEIGAAFRGEHATDLLLICDGKETVRAHKLVLAAASPLIRMILEETPMLEGETTVYFPDVQVCYFRLLLDFLYSGQVYVPANEVHHLQDLLALLQIKPSIWKNSDCSNDSESQKSEPLVDINRNEGIGALDHRRRRTKSQQDRTGSRDGSPASRKVRVKREHHSAGSSEDGGDRDDADYMDEVEEAIIKSNNNLQQINRHDEDDGGGSAPGGGGSGTVGDEGGSTAGEARSESSSSRGGGDGTVEASRTSNVDRRTPSVRHSGGSACDPDPEDDEDFELDVEDRDLDEEARAEATSRTPNSAGGSETLRSRRRSSSDPVNLSIVKQQQQHQDGDSDDANIDVETIGNAPTKNLLPTRYLDPFRTKRKAYYIQSDAESLKPLEHELLHGSPDNYVVTPHRKRRPGFHNSPAQNPPFVPSYLEDLRTRKCFLSAPPTYLPDARPGSPGTPRPTDIAALGTNHSSSNNNNNNTSSNNNNRIRPPSADNKLAVAPFVYPWPSAALAALPGGPADLLAVPYLHAASANTDTSPAELIQQMKNFENSQAEAVLSARSGGSGACGGSGGSAASSLAGSGSGSTASGGGGGGGAGGGLSSGNTPVREYRCEYCGKQFGMSWNLKTHLRVHTGEKPFACRLCVAMFKQKAHLLKHLCSVHRNIINSPEAGGRYTCCFCTLYFETLQELVRHLSGHHNNLLLSKNLHE, encoded by the exons ATGGCTTGTTCATTAGTGTTTGTGTCACAGGAACAAAGCTTACCTGAGCACCCCGCTTTGCATAACg TTAGAATGCTGATGCTGCACTATAGCAAACACGGCGAGTGCATACTCCAGGAAATTGGTGCAGCATTTCGCGGAGAGCATGCGACCGATCTGCTACTCATCTGCGATGGCAAGGAGACTGTGCGGGCACACAAGCTGGTACTGGCCGCTGCCAGTCCACTCATACG CATGATTTTGGAAGAGACTCCAATGCTGGAGGGCGAAACTACCGTATACTTTCCGGATGTGCAGGTATGCTACTTCCGGCTGCTTCTCGACTTTCTGTACTCCGGCCAAGTATATGTACCCGCCAACGAGGTGCACCATCTGCAAGATCTCTTAGCGTTATTACAAATTAAGCCGAGCATATGGAAAAACTCCGACTGCTCCAATGACAGTG AATCACAAAAGTCAGAACCCTTGGTCGATATTAACCGGAATGAGGGTATTGGCGCACTAGATCATCGTCGAAGGCGCACGAAAAGCCAGCAGGACCGTACGGGGTCCCGGGACGGTAGTCCAGCGAGCCGGAAGGTACGCGTGAAACGGGAGCACCATTCGGCGGGCAGCTCGGAGGATGGCGGTGATCGGGACGATGCCGATTATATGGACGAGGTCGAAGAGGCGATCatcaaaagcaacaacaacctgCAGCAAATCAATCGGCACGATGAGGACGACGGTGGTGGGAGTGCACCGGGCGGCGGAGGCAGTGGAACGGTCGGTGACGAGGGTGGCAGTACGGCGGGTGAGGCAAGAAGTGAATCGAGCAGTAGCAGGGGGGGTGGTGACGGTACGGTTGAAGCTTCCCGCACGTCCAATGTCGACCGAAGGACTCCATCCGTTCGGCACAGTGGTGGCAGCGCCTGTGATCCCGATCcggaagatgatgaagattttgAGCTAGACGTGGAGGATCGCGACCTGGATGAGGAGGCACGTGCCGAAGCGACCAGCCGAACGCCGAACAGTGCCGGTGGCAGTGAGACGTTACGCAGCCGGCGACGTAGCTCGTCCGATCCGGTGAATCTGTCGATCgtgaagcaacagcagcagcatcaggaTGGTGATTCGGACGATGCCAATATCGATGTCGAAACGATAGGCAACGCACCGACGAAG AATCTGCTTCCCACACGATATTTGGATCCGTTTCGTACCAAGCGGAAAGCGTACTACATACAGTCCGATGCGGAATCCTTGAAGCCGCTCGAGCACGAGCTGCTTCACGGTTCGCCGGACAACTATGTCGTGACACCGCACCGGAAGCGACGGCCCGGATTTCACAACTCACCGGCACAGAATCCACCATTCGTGCCGAGCTATTTGGAGGACTTGCGGACACGCAAGTGCTTCCTCTCTGCACCACCGACGTACCTGCCAG ATGCGAGACCCGGATCACCTGGTACACCCCGTCCCACCGACATTGCGGCCCTCGGTACCAACCATTCGTCCagcaataataacaacaataacacCAGCAGTAATAACAACAACCGGATACGTCCGCCCAGCGCCGACAACAAGCTAGCGGTCGCACCGTTCGTGTACCCTTGGCCGTCAGCTGCCCTTGCTGCGCTGCCCGGTGGACCGGCGGATTTGCTAGCGGTGCCGTATCTGCACGCGGCCAGCGCCAACACCGATACCAGCCCTGCCGAACTGATACAGCAGatgaaaaactttgaaaacaGTCAGGCCGAAGCGGTACTGAGTGCTCGGTCGGGTGGTAGTGGAGCGTGCGGTGGAAGCGGTGGCAGTGCTGCCAGCAGTTTAGCAGGCAGCGGTTCCGGATCTACCGCCAGCGGTGGaggtggaggcggtggagcAGGTGGAGGTTTAAGCAGTGGTAATACGCCGGTGCGCGAATATCGGTGTGAGTACTGTGGCAAACAGTTCGGCATGTCCTGGAACCTGAAGACCCATCTGCGTGTTCACACCGGTGAAAAACCGTTCGCGTGTCGGTTGTGTGTCGCCATGTTTAAGCAAAAAGCGCACCTGCTAAAGCATCTCTGTTCGGTGCATCGCAATATCATCAACTCGCCGGAAGCGGGCGGTCGCTACACGTGCTGCTTCTGCACACTGTACTTCGAGACGCTACAGGAGCTGGTTCGCCATCTGTCCGGGCACCATAACAACTTGCTACTGAGCAAAAACCTTCACGAATGA
- the LOC125770438 gene encoding transcription factor Ken 2 isoform X3 — translation MLMLHYSKHGECILQEIGAAFRGEHATDLLLICDGKETVRAHKLVLAAASPLIRMILEETPMLEGETTVYFPDVQVCYFRLLLDFLYSGQVYVPANEVHHLQDLLALLQIKPSIWKNSDCSNDSESQKSEPLVDINRNEGIGALDHRRRRTKSQQDRTGSRDGSPASRKVRVKREHHSAGSSEDGGDRDDADYMDEVEEAIIKSNNNLQQINRHDEDDGGGSAPGGGGSGTVGDEGGSTAGEARSESSSSRGGGDGTVEASRTSNVDRRTPSVRHSGGSACDPDPEDDEDFELDVEDRDLDEEARAEATSRTPNSAGGSETLRSRRRSSSDPVNLSIVKQQQQHQDGDSDDANIDVETIGNAPTKNLLPTRYLDPFRTKRKAYYIQSDAESLKPLEHELLHGSPDNYVVTPHRKRRPGFHNSPAQNPPFVPSYLEDLRTRKCFLSAPPTYLPDARPGSPGTPRPTDIAALGTNHSSSNNNNNNTSSNNNNRIRPPSADNKLAVAPFVYPWPSAALAALPGGPADLLAVPYLHAASANTDTSPAELIQQMKNFENSQAEAVLSARSGGSGACGGSGGSAASSLAGSGSGSTASGGGGGGGAGGGLSSGNTPVREYRCEYCGKQFGMSWNLKTHLRVHTGEKPFACRLCVAMFKQKAHLLKHLCSVHRNIINSPEAGGRYTCCFCTLYFETLQELVRHLSGHHNNLLLSKNLHE, via the exons ATGCTGATGCTGCACTATAGCAAACACGGCGAGTGCATACTCCAGGAAATTGGTGCAGCATTTCGCGGAGAGCATGCGACCGATCTGCTACTCATCTGCGATGGCAAGGAGACTGTGCGGGCACACAAGCTGGTACTGGCCGCTGCCAGTCCACTCATACG CATGATTTTGGAAGAGACTCCAATGCTGGAGGGCGAAACTACCGTATACTTTCCGGATGTGCAGGTATGCTACTTCCGGCTGCTTCTCGACTTTCTGTACTCCGGCCAAGTATATGTACCCGCCAACGAGGTGCACCATCTGCAAGATCTCTTAGCGTTATTACAAATTAAGCCGAGCATATGGAAAAACTCCGACTGCTCCAATGACAGTG AATCACAAAAGTCAGAACCCTTGGTCGATATTAACCGGAATGAGGGTATTGGCGCACTAGATCATCGTCGAAGGCGCACGAAAAGCCAGCAGGACCGTACGGGGTCCCGGGACGGTAGTCCAGCGAGCCGGAAGGTACGCGTGAAACGGGAGCACCATTCGGCGGGCAGCTCGGAGGATGGCGGTGATCGGGACGATGCCGATTATATGGACGAGGTCGAAGAGGCGATCatcaaaagcaacaacaacctgCAGCAAATCAATCGGCACGATGAGGACGACGGTGGTGGGAGTGCACCGGGCGGCGGAGGCAGTGGAACGGTCGGTGACGAGGGTGGCAGTACGGCGGGTGAGGCAAGAAGTGAATCGAGCAGTAGCAGGGGGGGTGGTGACGGTACGGTTGAAGCTTCCCGCACGTCCAATGTCGACCGAAGGACTCCATCCGTTCGGCACAGTGGTGGCAGCGCCTGTGATCCCGATCcggaagatgatgaagattttgAGCTAGACGTGGAGGATCGCGACCTGGATGAGGAGGCACGTGCCGAAGCGACCAGCCGAACGCCGAACAGTGCCGGTGGCAGTGAGACGTTACGCAGCCGGCGACGTAGCTCGTCCGATCCGGTGAATCTGTCGATCgtgaagcaacagcagcagcatcaggaTGGTGATTCGGACGATGCCAATATCGATGTCGAAACGATAGGCAACGCACCGACGAAG AATCTGCTTCCCACACGATATTTGGATCCGTTTCGTACCAAGCGGAAAGCGTACTACATACAGTCCGATGCGGAATCCTTGAAGCCGCTCGAGCACGAGCTGCTTCACGGTTCGCCGGACAACTATGTCGTGACACCGCACCGGAAGCGACGGCCCGGATTTCACAACTCACCGGCACAGAATCCACCATTCGTGCCGAGCTATTTGGAGGACTTGCGGACACGCAAGTGCTTCCTCTCTGCACCACCGACGTACCTGCCAG ATGCGAGACCCGGATCACCTGGTACACCCCGTCCCACCGACATTGCGGCCCTCGGTACCAACCATTCGTCCagcaataataacaacaataacacCAGCAGTAATAACAACAACCGGATACGTCCGCCCAGCGCCGACAACAAGCTAGCGGTCGCACCGTTCGTGTACCCTTGGCCGTCAGCTGCCCTTGCTGCGCTGCCCGGTGGACCGGCGGATTTGCTAGCGGTGCCGTATCTGCACGCGGCCAGCGCCAACACCGATACCAGCCCTGCCGAACTGATACAGCAGatgaaaaactttgaaaacaGTCAGGCCGAAGCGGTACTGAGTGCTCGGTCGGGTGGTAGTGGAGCGTGCGGTGGAAGCGGTGGCAGTGCTGCCAGCAGTTTAGCAGGCAGCGGTTCCGGATCTACCGCCAGCGGTGGaggtggaggcggtggagcAGGTGGAGGTTTAAGCAGTGGTAATACGCCGGTGCGCGAATATCGGTGTGAGTACTGTGGCAAACAGTTCGGCATGTCCTGGAACCTGAAGACCCATCTGCGTGTTCACACCGGTGAAAAACCGTTCGCGTGTCGGTTGTGTGTCGCCATGTTTAAGCAAAAAGCGCACCTGCTAAAGCATCTCTGTTCGGTGCATCGCAATATCATCAACTCGCCGGAAGCGGGCGGTCGCTACACGTGCTGCTTCTGCACACTGTACTTCGAGACGCTACAGGAGCTGGTTCGCCATCTGTCCGGGCACCATAACAACTTGCTACTGAGCAAAAACCTTCACGAATGA